A region of Necator americanus strain Aroian chromosome I, whole genome shotgun sequence DNA encodes the following proteins:
- a CDS encoding hypothetical protein (NECATOR_CHRI.G1251.T1), whose translation MTGGRAVWVVRHAEREDNINEDWRKLPSARVLTFANSMLSKRGREQAKECAARFRDVNITNVFASPFDRTIEAASIIVADKKLLIKPEPGLCDLLFYSDGTPGFWVSEKLKEKYPLDDTKYVPVFTKEFILHSSGNETTALFEPILKMGDLAFFAALTDA comes from the exons ATGACTGGAGGTAGGGCAGTATGGGTAGTTCGGCATGCAGAAAG agaagataACATTAACGAGGACTGGAGAAAACTGCCCTCCGCTCGCGTCTTAACTTTCGCTAACAGCATGCTTAGTAAGCGAGGACGTGAGCAAGCTAAGGAGTGTGCTGCTAG GTTTCGGGATGTCAACATAACGAACGTGTTTGCTTCTCCTTTCGATAGAACCATTGAAGCCGCTTCAATAATAGTTGCGGACAAGAAACTGTTGATTAAG CCGGAACCGGGGCTAtgtgatttgttattttatagcGATGGAACCCCTGGATTTTGGGTATCAGAAAagctcaaagaaaaatatccacTCGATGACACTAAATACGTCCCCGTTTTTACTAAG gaatttattcttcatagttctggtaatgaaactactgccctttttgagccaatcttgaagatgggcgacttagcattttttgctgctctgactgatgcttga